A genome region from Leptidea sinapis chromosome 34, ilLepSina1.1, whole genome shotgun sequence includes the following:
- the LOC126974846 gene encoding uncharacterized protein LOC126974846: MSNPLFTQLEMDGFQTIYKNEFAENWRKNLLEDAKTEVEQCKNVKLLPQSARLTLWQFCTKLCITKDGVPGHACRLVERYLMAQLRNYKKMAETVQRRKFIRKLKEEFLLTLMVAIQLSAKMSCTEKKDDSTLVRFWLLSYGCSFTLTDIREKEFAIIRDLEFRIPLWTGVDTALMLAVEANMTESVMETIALMMDTAEFFRKEIAEKVGETVGTSKENVFIRTIHLAAAAVSAVAELIKENFEDTINTVAKVTAAPVDYVNVIKSILLNIFGDCSGEVMF, translated from the coding sequence CTAGAAATGGATGGCTTCCAAACtatatacaaaaatgaatttGCGGAAAATTGGCGTAAAAATCTTTTGGAGGATGCGAAAACAGAGGTAGAACAGTGCAAAAATGTAAAACTGCTACCACAGAGTGCACGACTAACGTTATGGCAATTTTGTACCAAGCTATGCATTACTAAAGATGGCGTCCCGGGTCATGCTTGTAGGTTAGTCGAGAGATACCTGATGGCTCAATTgagaaattataaaaagatGGCAGAGACAGTGCAAAGGAGAAAATTCATACGAAAATTGAAAGAGGAATTCCTATTAACATTGATGGTCGCCATACAACTTTCAGCAAAAATGTCCTGCACCGAGAAGAAGGATGATTCGACACTTGTCCGATTCTGGTTGCTCAGTTACGGTTGCTCGTTCACACTGACGGATATCCGGGAGAAAGAATTTGCGATAATACGCGACCTGGAATTCAGGATTCCACTCTGGACAGGTGTCGATACAGCATTGATGTTAGCAGTGGAAGCAAATATGACGGAAAGCGTTATGGAGACTATAGCACTAATGATGGATACTGCAGAGTTCTTCCGAAAAGAGATCGCTGAAAAAGTAGGTGAAACAGTTGGGACGTCAAAAGAGAATGTATTTATTCGAACAATACACTTAGCAGCAGCCGCAGTTTCCGCCGTTGCTGAATtgataaaagaaaattttgaagacACCATTAACACGGTAGCTAAAGTTACCGCAGCACCGGTTGATTACGTTAAtgttataaagagtattttacttaatatttttggaGACTGCTCTGGTGAAGTTATGTtctaa